A window of the Oncorhynchus mykiss isolate Arlee chromosome 15, USDA_OmykA_1.1, whole genome shotgun sequence genome harbors these coding sequences:
- the LOC118938871 gene encoding serine/threonine-protein kinase B-raf-like isoform X2, whose amino-acid sequence MAALSNAESPPPVFNGDTMDRDPERERGLEELGACLDPACSVGIPECPQDEEIWNIKQMIKLTQEHLEALLDKFGGECNPPSIYLEAYEEYTSKLDALQQREQQLLEAMGNGTDFYSSSPTPPSLLDGGLSCSGGSGGTQFLLPSAPNTLAVLQTPTDGRANPRSPQKPIVRVFLPNKQRTVVPARCGMTVRDSLKKALMMRGLIPECCAVYRIQDGEKKPLGWDTDISWLTGEELHVEVLENVPLTTHNFVRKTFFTLAFCDFCRKLLFQGFRCQTCGYKFHQRCSTEVPLMCVNYDQLDLLLVSKFFEHHPITQEEVSSEGTTPVSEAYPSLPPSDSTGSLCHASVSPSKSIPIPQNFRPGEEDHRNQFGQRDRSSSAPNVHINTIEPVNIDDLIRDQGLQRSEGGSTAGLSATPPASLPGSLTNVKAPQKSPCPQRERKSSSSSDDRNKMKTLGRRDSSDDWEIPEGQITLGQRIGSGSFGTVFKGKWHGDVAVKMLNVTAPTPQQLQAFKNEVGVLRKTRHVNILLFMGYTTKPQLAIVTQWCEGSSLYHHLHIIETKFEMIKLIDIARQTAQGMDYLHAKSIIHRDLKSNNIFLHEDLTVKIGDFGLATVKSRWSGSHQFEQLSGSILWMAPEVIRLQDKNPYSFQSDVYAFGIVLYELMSGALPYSNINNRDQIIFMVGRGYLSPDLSKVRSNCPKAMRRLMADCMKKKREERPLFPQILASIELLARSLPKIHRSASEPSLNRAGFQTEDFSLYACSSPKTPIQGGYGEFSAFK is encoded by the exons ATCTGGAATATCAAACAGATGATCAAGCTGACCCAAGAGCACTTAGAGGCACTACTGGACAAGTTTGGAGGAGAATGTAACCCCCCGTCCATATACCTTGAG gCCTATGAGGAGTACACCAGTAAGCTGGACGCtctgcagcagagggagcagcagcTCCTGGAGGCCATGGGGAACGGGACTGActtctactcctcctcccctACGCCTCCTTCCCTCCTGGATGGGGGTTTGAGCTGTTCTGGGGGATCCGGGGGCACCCAGTTCCTTCTCCCCTCCGCCCCCAACACCCTGGCTGTCCTCCAGACCCCTACAGACGGACGGGCCAATCCCCGCTCCCCTCAGAAACCCATCGTCAGGGTGTTCCTGCCCAATAAACAGCGGACCGTG GTCCCAGCCCGCTGTGGCATGACGGTCAGAGACTCTCTGAAGAAGGCTTTAATGATGAGGGGACTAATCCCTGAATGCTGTGCTGTCTACAGGATACAGGATGG agagaagaagcctctTGGCTGGGACACAGACATCTCCTGGCTGACAGGGGAGGAGCTACACGTGGAAGTGCTGGAGAACGTTCCTCTGACCACACACAACTTT GTGAGGAAGACGTTTTTTACGTTGGCCTTCTGCGATTTTTGCCGGAAGCTTCTGTTCCAGGGGTTCCGATGTCAGACGTGTGGCTATAAGTTCCACCAGCGTTGCAGCACGGAGGTGCCGCTCATGTGTGTCAACTACGACCAGCTAGA TTTGCTGCTGGTGTCGAAGTTCTTTGAGCACCACCCCATCACCCAGGAGGAGGTGTCGTCAGAGGGCACCACCCCGGTGTCCGAGGCCTACCCGTCACTGCCCCCGTCCGACTCCACCGG gtccctgTGCCACGCCAGTGTGTCCCCGTCCAAGTCCATCCCTATCCCCCAGAATTTCAGGCCCGGAGAAGAGGACCACAGGAACCAGTTTGGACAGAGAGACCGCTCGTCCTCCGCTCCCAACGTCCACATCAACACCATCGAACCCGTCAACATAGAC gaCTTGATTCGAGACCAAGGTTTACAGAGATCAGAAGGAG GGTCGACTGCAGGGCTGTCGGCCACGCCCCCGGCCTCGCTGCCTGGCTCATTGACCAATGTGAAGGCTCCTCAGAAGTCTCCgtgtccacagagagagaggaagtcatCGTCCTCGTCTGACGACCGCAATAAGATG AAAACCCTGGGCAGACGGGACTCGAGTGACGACTGGGAGATCCCAGAAGGTCAGATCACCCTGGGTCAGAGGATAGGCTCCGGATCCTTTGGGACCGTCTTCAAGGGCAAGTGGCACGGAGACGTGGCGGTGAAGATGTTGAACGTGACAGCTCCCACCCCACAGCAGCTACAGGCCTTTAAGAACGAAGTGGGAGTCCTCCG GAAGACTCGTCACGTCAACATCCTGCTGTTCATGGGTTACACCACCAAGCCTCAGCTGGCCATCGTGACCCAGTGGTGTGAGGGCTCCTCCCTCTACCACCATCTACACATCATAGAGACCAAGTTTGAGATGATCAAGCTCATAGACATCGCCCGGCAGACCGCGCAGGGCATGGA TTATCTGCACGCCAAATCCATCATCCACAGAGACCTGAAGAGCAACA acaTCTTCCTACACGAGGACCTGACCGTGAAGATAGGAGACTTCGGCCTGGCCACAGTGAAGTCACGCTGGAGCGGCTCCCACCAGTTTGAACAGCTCTCTGGCTCCATCCTGTGGATG GCCCCAGAGGTCATCCGCCTGCAGGATAAGAACCCCTACAGCTTCCAGTCTGACGTCTACGCCTTCGGGATAGTTCTCTATGAGTTGATGTCTGGGGCCTTGCCCTACTCCAACATCAATAACAGAGACCAG ATAATCTTCATGGTGGGTCGGGGATACCTGTCTCCTGACCTCAGTAAGGTGCGCTCCAACTGTCCTAAAGCCATGAGGAGGCTGATGGCTGACTGtatgaagaagaagagagaggaacgaCCCCTATTCCCTCAG ATCCTGGCGTCCATTGAGCTGCTGGCGCGTTCTTTACCCAAGATCCACCGCTCCGCGTCGGAACCCTCACTGAACCGAGCCGGGTTCCAGACGGAGGACTTCAGCCTGTACGCCTGCTCCTCCCCCAAAACCCCGATACAGGGGGGATACG
- the LOC118938871 gene encoding serine/threonine-protein kinase B-raf-like isoform X3 yields the protein MAALSNAESPPPVFNGDTMDRDPERERGLEELGACLDPACSVGIPECPQDEEIWNIKQMIKLTQEHLEALLDKFGGECNPPSIYLEAYEEYTSKLDALQQREQQLLEAMGNGTDFYSSSPTPPSLLDGGLSCSGGSGGTQFLLPSAPNTLAVLQTPTDGRANPRSPQKPIVRVFLPNKQRTVVPARCGMTVRDSLKKALMMRGLIPECCAVYRIQDGEKKPLGWDTDISWLTGEELHVEVLENVPLTTHNFVRKTFFTLAFCDFCRKLLFQGFRCQTCGYKFHQRCSTEVPLMCVNYDQLDLLLVSKFFEHHPITQEEVSSEGTTPVSEAYPSLPPSDSTGSLCHASVSPSKSIPIPQNFRPGEEDHRNQFGQRDRSSSAPNVHINTIEPVNIDDLIRDQGLQRSEGAPPLQTHPPARCLRKHRTRISSPLLYSYPNDIVFDFESEPVFRGSTAGLSATPPASLPGSLTNVKAPQKSPCPQRERKSSSSSDDRNKMKTLGRRDSSDDWEIPEGQITLGQRIGSGSFGTVFKGKWHGDVAVKMLNVTAPTPQQLQAFKNEVGVLRKTRHVNILLFMGYTTKPQLAIVTQWCEGSSLYHHLHIIETKFEMIKLIDIARQTAQGMDYLHAKSIIHRDLKSNNIFLHEDLTVKIGDFGLATVKSRWSGSHQFEQLSGSILWMAPEVIRLQDKNPYSFQSDVYAFGIVLYELMSGALPYSNINNRDQIIFMVGRGYLSPDL from the exons ATCTGGAATATCAAACAGATGATCAAGCTGACCCAAGAGCACTTAGAGGCACTACTGGACAAGTTTGGAGGAGAATGTAACCCCCCGTCCATATACCTTGAG gCCTATGAGGAGTACACCAGTAAGCTGGACGCtctgcagcagagggagcagcagcTCCTGGAGGCCATGGGGAACGGGACTGActtctactcctcctcccctACGCCTCCTTCCCTCCTGGATGGGGGTTTGAGCTGTTCTGGGGGATCCGGGGGCACCCAGTTCCTTCTCCCCTCCGCCCCCAACACCCTGGCTGTCCTCCAGACCCCTACAGACGGACGGGCCAATCCCCGCTCCCCTCAGAAACCCATCGTCAGGGTGTTCCTGCCCAATAAACAGCGGACCGTG GTCCCAGCCCGCTGTGGCATGACGGTCAGAGACTCTCTGAAGAAGGCTTTAATGATGAGGGGACTAATCCCTGAATGCTGTGCTGTCTACAGGATACAGGATGG agagaagaagcctctTGGCTGGGACACAGACATCTCCTGGCTGACAGGGGAGGAGCTACACGTGGAAGTGCTGGAGAACGTTCCTCTGACCACACACAACTTT GTGAGGAAGACGTTTTTTACGTTGGCCTTCTGCGATTTTTGCCGGAAGCTTCTGTTCCAGGGGTTCCGATGTCAGACGTGTGGCTATAAGTTCCACCAGCGTTGCAGCACGGAGGTGCCGCTCATGTGTGTCAACTACGACCAGCTAGA TTTGCTGCTGGTGTCGAAGTTCTTTGAGCACCACCCCATCACCCAGGAGGAGGTGTCGTCAGAGGGCACCACCCCGGTGTCCGAGGCCTACCCGTCACTGCCCCCGTCCGACTCCACCGG gtccctgTGCCACGCCAGTGTGTCCCCGTCCAAGTCCATCCCTATCCCCCAGAATTTCAGGCCCGGAGAAGAGGACCACAGGAACCAGTTTGGACAGAGAGACCGCTCGTCCTCCGCTCCCAACGTCCACATCAACACCATCGAACCCGTCAACATAGAC gaCTTGATTCGAGACCAAGGTTTACAGAGATCAGAAGGAG CCCCCCCCTTGCAGACCCACCCACCCGCCCGCTGCTTGAGGAAGCACCGAACACGGATCTCAAGCCCCCTCCTATACTCCTACCCCAATGACATAGTCTTTGATTTTGAGTCCGAGCCTGTGTTCCGAG GGTCGACTGCAGGGCTGTCGGCCACGCCCCCGGCCTCGCTGCCTGGCTCATTGACCAATGTGAAGGCTCCTCAGAAGTCTCCgtgtccacagagagagaggaagtcatCGTCCTCGTCTGACGACCGCAATAAGATG AAAACCCTGGGCAGACGGGACTCGAGTGACGACTGGGAGATCCCAGAAGGTCAGATCACCCTGGGTCAGAGGATAGGCTCCGGATCCTTTGGGACCGTCTTCAAGGGCAAGTGGCACGGAGACGTGGCGGTGAAGATGTTGAACGTGACAGCTCCCACCCCACAGCAGCTACAGGCCTTTAAGAACGAAGTGGGAGTCCTCCG GAAGACTCGTCACGTCAACATCCTGCTGTTCATGGGTTACACCACCAAGCCTCAGCTGGCCATCGTGACCCAGTGGTGTGAGGGCTCCTCCCTCTACCACCATCTACACATCATAGAGACCAAGTTTGAGATGATCAAGCTCATAGACATCGCCCGGCAGACCGCGCAGGGCATGGA TTATCTGCACGCCAAATCCATCATCCACAGAGACCTGAAGAGCAACA acaTCTTCCTACACGAGGACCTGACCGTGAAGATAGGAGACTTCGGCCTGGCCACAGTGAAGTCACGCTGGAGCGGCTCCCACCAGTTTGAACAGCTCTCTGGCTCCATCCTGTGGATG GCCCCAGAGGTCATCCGCCTGCAGGATAAGAACCCCTACAGCTTCCAGTCTGACGTCTACGCCTTCGGGATAGTTCTCTATGAGTTGATGTCTGGGGCCTTGCCCTACTCCAACATCAATAACAGAGACCAG atAATCTTCATGGTGGGTCGGGGATACCTGtctcctgacctctaa
- the LOC118938871 gene encoding serine/threonine-protein kinase B-raf-like isoform X1, translating to MAALSNAESPPPVFNGDTMDRDPERERGLEELGACLDPACSVGIPECPQDEEIWNIKQMIKLTQEHLEALLDKFGGECNPPSIYLEAYEEYTSKLDALQQREQQLLEAMGNGTDFYSSSPTPPSLLDGGLSCSGGSGGTQFLLPSAPNTLAVLQTPTDGRANPRSPQKPIVRVFLPNKQRTVVPARCGMTVRDSLKKALMMRGLIPECCAVYRIQDGEKKPLGWDTDISWLTGEELHVEVLENVPLTTHNFVRKTFFTLAFCDFCRKLLFQGFRCQTCGYKFHQRCSTEVPLMCVNYDQLDLLLVSKFFEHHPITQEEVSSEGTTPVSEAYPSLPPSDSTGSLCHASVSPSKSIPIPQNFRPGEEDHRNQFGQRDRSSSAPNVHINTIEPVNIDDLIRDQGLQRSEGAPPLQTHPPARCLRKHRTRISSPLLYSYPNDIVFDFESEPVFRGSTAGLSATPPASLPGSLTNVKAPQKSPCPQRERKSSSSSDDRNKMKTLGRRDSSDDWEIPEGQITLGQRIGSGSFGTVFKGKWHGDVAVKMLNVTAPTPQQLQAFKNEVGVLRKTRHVNILLFMGYTTKPQLAIVTQWCEGSSLYHHLHIIETKFEMIKLIDIARQTAQGMDYLHAKSIIHRDLKSNNIFLHEDLTVKIGDFGLATVKSRWSGSHQFEQLSGSILWMAPEVIRLQDKNPYSFQSDVYAFGIVLYELMSGALPYSNINNRDQIIFMVGRGYLSPDLSKVRSNCPKAMRRLMADCMKKKREERPLFPQILASIELLARSLPKIHRSASEPSLNRAGFQTEDFSLYACSSPKTPIQGGYGEFSAFK from the exons ATCTGGAATATCAAACAGATGATCAAGCTGACCCAAGAGCACTTAGAGGCACTACTGGACAAGTTTGGAGGAGAATGTAACCCCCCGTCCATATACCTTGAG gCCTATGAGGAGTACACCAGTAAGCTGGACGCtctgcagcagagggagcagcagcTCCTGGAGGCCATGGGGAACGGGACTGActtctactcctcctcccctACGCCTCCTTCCCTCCTGGATGGGGGTTTGAGCTGTTCTGGGGGATCCGGGGGCACCCAGTTCCTTCTCCCCTCCGCCCCCAACACCCTGGCTGTCCTCCAGACCCCTACAGACGGACGGGCCAATCCCCGCTCCCCTCAGAAACCCATCGTCAGGGTGTTCCTGCCCAATAAACAGCGGACCGTG GTCCCAGCCCGCTGTGGCATGACGGTCAGAGACTCTCTGAAGAAGGCTTTAATGATGAGGGGACTAATCCCTGAATGCTGTGCTGTCTACAGGATACAGGATGG agagaagaagcctctTGGCTGGGACACAGACATCTCCTGGCTGACAGGGGAGGAGCTACACGTGGAAGTGCTGGAGAACGTTCCTCTGACCACACACAACTTT GTGAGGAAGACGTTTTTTACGTTGGCCTTCTGCGATTTTTGCCGGAAGCTTCTGTTCCAGGGGTTCCGATGTCAGACGTGTGGCTATAAGTTCCACCAGCGTTGCAGCACGGAGGTGCCGCTCATGTGTGTCAACTACGACCAGCTAGA TTTGCTGCTGGTGTCGAAGTTCTTTGAGCACCACCCCATCACCCAGGAGGAGGTGTCGTCAGAGGGCACCACCCCGGTGTCCGAGGCCTACCCGTCACTGCCCCCGTCCGACTCCACCGG gtccctgTGCCACGCCAGTGTGTCCCCGTCCAAGTCCATCCCTATCCCCCAGAATTTCAGGCCCGGAGAAGAGGACCACAGGAACCAGTTTGGACAGAGAGACCGCTCGTCCTCCGCTCCCAACGTCCACATCAACACCATCGAACCCGTCAACATAGAC gaCTTGATTCGAGACCAAGGTTTACAGAGATCAGAAGGAG CCCCCCCCTTGCAGACCCACCCACCCGCCCGCTGCTTGAGGAAGCACCGAACACGGATCTCAAGCCCCCTCCTATACTCCTACCCCAATGACATAGTCTTTGATTTTGAGTCCGAGCCTGTGTTCCGAG GGTCGACTGCAGGGCTGTCGGCCACGCCCCCGGCCTCGCTGCCTGGCTCATTGACCAATGTGAAGGCTCCTCAGAAGTCTCCgtgtccacagagagagaggaagtcatCGTCCTCGTCTGACGACCGCAATAAGATG AAAACCCTGGGCAGACGGGACTCGAGTGACGACTGGGAGATCCCAGAAGGTCAGATCACCCTGGGTCAGAGGATAGGCTCCGGATCCTTTGGGACCGTCTTCAAGGGCAAGTGGCACGGAGACGTGGCGGTGAAGATGTTGAACGTGACAGCTCCCACCCCACAGCAGCTACAGGCCTTTAAGAACGAAGTGGGAGTCCTCCG GAAGACTCGTCACGTCAACATCCTGCTGTTCATGGGTTACACCACCAAGCCTCAGCTGGCCATCGTGACCCAGTGGTGTGAGGGCTCCTCCCTCTACCACCATCTACACATCATAGAGACCAAGTTTGAGATGATCAAGCTCATAGACATCGCCCGGCAGACCGCGCAGGGCATGGA TTATCTGCACGCCAAATCCATCATCCACAGAGACCTGAAGAGCAACA acaTCTTCCTACACGAGGACCTGACCGTGAAGATAGGAGACTTCGGCCTGGCCACAGTGAAGTCACGCTGGAGCGGCTCCCACCAGTTTGAACAGCTCTCTGGCTCCATCCTGTGGATG GCCCCAGAGGTCATCCGCCTGCAGGATAAGAACCCCTACAGCTTCCAGTCTGACGTCTACGCCTTCGGGATAGTTCTCTATGAGTTGATGTCTGGGGCCTTGCCCTACTCCAACATCAATAACAGAGACCAG ATAATCTTCATGGTGGGTCGGGGATACCTGTCTCCTGACCTCAGTAAGGTGCGCTCCAACTGTCCTAAAGCCATGAGGAGGCTGATGGCTGACTGtatgaagaagaagagagaggaacgaCCCCTATTCCCTCAG ATCCTGGCGTCCATTGAGCTGCTGGCGCGTTCTTTACCCAAGATCCACCGCTCCGCGTCGGAACCCTCACTGAACCGAGCCGGGTTCCAGACGGAGGACTTCAGCCTGTACGCCTGCTCCTCCCCCAAAACCCCGATACAGGGGGGATACG
- the LOC118938871 gene encoding serine/threonine-protein kinase B-raf-like isoform X4 yields the protein MGNGTDFYSSSPTPPSLLDGGLSCSGGSGGTQFLLPSAPNTLAVLQTPTDGRANPRSPQKPIVRVFLPNKQRTVVPARCGMTVRDSLKKALMMRGLIPECCAVYRIQDGEKKPLGWDTDISWLTGEELHVEVLENVPLTTHNFVRKTFFTLAFCDFCRKLLFQGFRCQTCGYKFHQRCSTEVPLMCVNYDQLDLLLVSKFFEHHPITQEEVSSEGTTPVSEAYPSLPPSDSTGSLCHASVSPSKSIPIPQNFRPGEEDHRNQFGQRDRSSSAPNVHINTIEPVNIDDLIRDQGLQRSEGAPPLQTHPPARCLRKHRTRISSPLLYSYPNDIVFDFESEPVFRGSTAGLSATPPASLPGSLTNVKAPQKSPCPQRERKSSSSSDDRNKMKTLGRRDSSDDWEIPEGQITLGQRIGSGSFGTVFKGKWHGDVAVKMLNVTAPTPQQLQAFKNEVGVLRKTRHVNILLFMGYTTKPQLAIVTQWCEGSSLYHHLHIIETKFEMIKLIDIARQTAQGMDYLHAKSIIHRDLKSNNIFLHEDLTVKIGDFGLATVKSRWSGSHQFEQLSGSILWMAPEVIRLQDKNPYSFQSDVYAFGIVLYELMSGALPYSNINNRDQIIFMVGRGYLSPDLSKVRSNCPKAMRRLMADCMKKKREERPLFPQILASIELLARSLPKIHRSASEPSLNRAGFQTEDFSLYACSSPKTPIQGGYGEFSAFK from the exons ATGGGGAACGGGACTGActtctactcctcctcccctACGCCTCCTTCCCTCCTGGATGGGGGTTTGAGCTGTTCTGGGGGATCCGGGGGCACCCAGTTCCTTCTCCCCTCCGCCCCCAACACCCTGGCTGTCCTCCAGACCCCTACAGACGGACGGGCCAATCCCCGCTCCCCTCAGAAACCCATCGTCAGGGTGTTCCTGCCCAATAAACAGCGGACCGTG GTCCCAGCCCGCTGTGGCATGACGGTCAGAGACTCTCTGAAGAAGGCTTTAATGATGAGGGGACTAATCCCTGAATGCTGTGCTGTCTACAGGATACAGGATGG agagaagaagcctctTGGCTGGGACACAGACATCTCCTGGCTGACAGGGGAGGAGCTACACGTGGAAGTGCTGGAGAACGTTCCTCTGACCACACACAACTTT GTGAGGAAGACGTTTTTTACGTTGGCCTTCTGCGATTTTTGCCGGAAGCTTCTGTTCCAGGGGTTCCGATGTCAGACGTGTGGCTATAAGTTCCACCAGCGTTGCAGCACGGAGGTGCCGCTCATGTGTGTCAACTACGACCAGCTAGA TTTGCTGCTGGTGTCGAAGTTCTTTGAGCACCACCCCATCACCCAGGAGGAGGTGTCGTCAGAGGGCACCACCCCGGTGTCCGAGGCCTACCCGTCACTGCCCCCGTCCGACTCCACCGG gtccctgTGCCACGCCAGTGTGTCCCCGTCCAAGTCCATCCCTATCCCCCAGAATTTCAGGCCCGGAGAAGAGGACCACAGGAACCAGTTTGGACAGAGAGACCGCTCGTCCTCCGCTCCCAACGTCCACATCAACACCATCGAACCCGTCAACATAGAC gaCTTGATTCGAGACCAAGGTTTACAGAGATCAGAAGGAG CCCCCCCCTTGCAGACCCACCCACCCGCCCGCTGCTTGAGGAAGCACCGAACACGGATCTCAAGCCCCCTCCTATACTCCTACCCCAATGACATAGTCTTTGATTTTGAGTCCGAGCCTGTGTTCCGAG GGTCGACTGCAGGGCTGTCGGCCACGCCCCCGGCCTCGCTGCCTGGCTCATTGACCAATGTGAAGGCTCCTCAGAAGTCTCCgtgtccacagagagagaggaagtcatCGTCCTCGTCTGACGACCGCAATAAGATG AAAACCCTGGGCAGACGGGACTCGAGTGACGACTGGGAGATCCCAGAAGGTCAGATCACCCTGGGTCAGAGGATAGGCTCCGGATCCTTTGGGACCGTCTTCAAGGGCAAGTGGCACGGAGACGTGGCGGTGAAGATGTTGAACGTGACAGCTCCCACCCCACAGCAGCTACAGGCCTTTAAGAACGAAGTGGGAGTCCTCCG GAAGACTCGTCACGTCAACATCCTGCTGTTCATGGGTTACACCACCAAGCCTCAGCTGGCCATCGTGACCCAGTGGTGTGAGGGCTCCTCCCTCTACCACCATCTACACATCATAGAGACCAAGTTTGAGATGATCAAGCTCATAGACATCGCCCGGCAGACCGCGCAGGGCATGGA TTATCTGCACGCCAAATCCATCATCCACAGAGACCTGAAGAGCAACA acaTCTTCCTACACGAGGACCTGACCGTGAAGATAGGAGACTTCGGCCTGGCCACAGTGAAGTCACGCTGGAGCGGCTCCCACCAGTTTGAACAGCTCTCTGGCTCCATCCTGTGGATG GCCCCAGAGGTCATCCGCCTGCAGGATAAGAACCCCTACAGCTTCCAGTCTGACGTCTACGCCTTCGGGATAGTTCTCTATGAGTTGATGTCTGGGGCCTTGCCCTACTCCAACATCAATAACAGAGACCAG ATAATCTTCATGGTGGGTCGGGGATACCTGTCTCCTGACCTCAGTAAGGTGCGCTCCAACTGTCCTAAAGCCATGAGGAGGCTGATGGCTGACTGtatgaagaagaagagagaggaacgaCCCCTATTCCCTCAG ATCCTGGCGTCCATTGAGCTGCTGGCGCGTTCTTTACCCAAGATCCACCGCTCCGCGTCGGAACCCTCACTGAACCGAGCCGGGTTCCAGACGGAGGACTTCAGCCTGTACGCCTGCTCCTCCCCCAAAACCCCGATACAGGGGGGATACG